One Terriglobales bacterium genomic window carries:
- a CDS encoding sigma-54 dependent transcriptional regulator, giving the protein MTPERVLIVEDEENERSGLAELVSAWGYRAETAKDGVEGLEKVAGWSPGIVITDLKMPRMDGLELLERISAQPQAVAVILLTAQGTIDVAVEAMKSGAYDFIQKPIDPTRLRTILNNAARQRGTERELEVTRRKLRDTGVLGSLVGSSKKMQETFRLVEQVAPSTASVLITGESGTGKELVARTIHEMSPRKGRPFVAINCSAIPETLIESEIFGHEKGAFTGALERRAGCFELAEEGTLLLDEIGEMPVATQAKLLRVLEDHKLRRLGSKLETPVDVRVLAATNKVAEEAVARGELRQDLYYRLNVFHIAMPPLREHKEDLAELVPALLAEVNSKHGRKVGLVSDAVMSLFQDYSWPGNVRELRNTLERAVIVCQSPEIEPKHLPPGFGQGLPRPAVEEPNAVRLGVGTTVDEAERLLILKTLEFTNNNKTRAAEILGISLKTLHNKLKEYNASAVAVDAPQ; this is encoded by the coding sequence ATGACACCGGAAAGAGTACTGATCGTGGAGGACGAGGAGAACGAGCGCAGCGGGCTGGCCGAGCTGGTGTCGGCGTGGGGCTATCGCGCCGAAACCGCGAAGGACGGCGTCGAAGGCCTGGAGAAGGTGGCGGGCTGGTCGCCGGGCATCGTGATCACCGATCTGAAGATGCCGCGCATGGACGGGCTGGAGCTGCTGGAACGCATCTCCGCCCAGCCGCAGGCCGTGGCGGTGATCCTGCTCACCGCGCAAGGCACCATCGACGTGGCCGTGGAGGCCATGAAGAGCGGCGCCTATGACTTCATCCAGAAGCCCATCGACCCGACCCGGCTGCGCACCATCTTGAACAATGCGGCGCGCCAGCGCGGCACGGAGCGGGAGCTGGAAGTCACGCGGCGCAAGCTGCGCGACACCGGCGTGCTGGGCTCGCTGGTGGGCTCCTCCAAGAAGATGCAGGAGACCTTCCGGCTGGTGGAGCAGGTGGCGCCTTCCACGGCGTCGGTGCTGATCACGGGCGAGAGCGGCACGGGCAAGGAGCTGGTGGCGCGCACCATCCACGAGATGAGCCCGCGCAAGGGGCGGCCGTTCGTGGCCATCAACTGCTCCGCCATTCCCGAAACCCTGATCGAGAGCGAGATCTTCGGACACGAGAAGGGCGCCTTCACGGGGGCCCTGGAGCGGCGCGCCGGCTGCTTCGAGCTGGCCGAGGAAGGGACGCTGCTGTTGGACGAAATCGGGGAGATGCCGGTGGCCACCCAGGCCAAGCTGCTGCGCGTGCTCGAGGACCACAAGCTGCGGCGCCTGGGCAGCAAGCTGGAGACCCCGGTGGACGTGCGCGTGCTCGCCGCCACCAACAAGGTGGCGGAAGAGGCGGTGGCCCGGGGCGAGCTGCGCCAGGACCTCTACTACCGGCTCAACGTCTTTCACATCGCCATGCCGCCGCTGCGCGAGCACAAAGAGGACCTGGCCGAACTGGTGCCGGCCCTGCTGGCCGAGGTCAACAGCAAGCACGGACGCAAGGTGGGCCTGGTGAGCGACGCGGTGATGTCGCTGTTCCAGGACTACTCCTGGCCGGGGAACGTGCGGGAATTGCGCAACACCCTGGAGCGGGCGGTGATCGTCTGCCAGTCTCCGGAGATCGAGCCCAAGCACCTGCCGCCGGGCTTCGGGCAGGGTCTGCCGCGCCCCGCGGTGGAAGAGCCCAACGCGGTGCGCCTGGGCGTGGGCACCACCGTGGACGAGGCGGAGAGGCTGCTCATCCTGAAGACGCTGGAGTTCACCAACAACAACAAGACCCGGGCCGCCGAGATCCTGGGCATCAGCCTGAAGACGCTGCACAACAAGCTGAAGGAGTACAACGCCAGCGCGGTGGCCGTCGACGCGCCTCAGTAG
- a CDS encoding archease has protein sequence MKAFEEIEHTADLAFCAYGRDPAELFANAARGMFTLQGGGLPPPRQERRVEVEGVDRETLLVNWLNELLYLQERHGEVYSEFEMEELSATRLSARVRGGTQAQVRRRIKAVTFHDLRVQPAAEGWQATLVLDV, from the coding sequence ATGAAGGCCTTCGAAGAGATCGAGCACACGGCCGACCTGGCCTTCTGCGCCTACGGGCGCGATCCCGCCGAACTGTTCGCCAACGCCGCCCGCGGCATGTTCACGCTCCAGGGCGGCGGCCTGCCGCCCCCGCGGCAGGAACGCCGGGTCGAGGTCGAAGGAGTGGATCGCGAGACCCTGCTGGTGAACTGGCTCAACGAGCTTCTCTACCTGCAAGAACGCCATGGGGAGGTGTACAGTGAGTTCGAGATGGAGGAACTCTCCGCAACGCGCCTGAGCGCGCGCGTGCGCGGCGGAACCCAGGCGCAAGTGCGCCGGCGCATCAAGGCGGTCACCTTCCACGACCTGCGGGTGCAACCGGCGGCGGAGGGCTGGCAGGCCACCCTGGTGCTGGACGTGTGA
- a CDS encoding RtcB family protein → MQKTQTIASKHDFQQVARNVWELPREFREDMRVPARLYADESLLEDALADRSIEQLVNTATLPGIVKYAIAMPDIHQGYGFPIGGVVATRVPEGVISPGGVGYDINCGVRVLASTLSVEEVRPHLDGLLTVLYRNCPSGVGVSGGFRLSHEDLDQVLREGARWALRQGYARPQDLERTEEGGCMAGADPEQVSPRAKERGRPQVGTLGAGNHFIEVDRIAAIYDGEAAERLGLFPEQVVVQIHCGSRGLGHQVCEDYVSRLQGTVREHGIELPDRELVCAPLDSPEGERYLAAMACAANFAFANRQVLTFQIRRSMEEALAGRVESFDLHQVYDIAHNMAKMEEHQVGGQSMKVCVHRKGATRAFGPGSPVLPDSLRDLGQPVLVPGSMGTASYILLGTERSMEQTFGSTCHGAGRVMSRARAKKQVRGERLREELEARGIGVRAGSLSGLAEEAPVAYKDVARVVEVVHRAGIGKKVARLEPIGVLKG, encoded by the coding sequence ATGCAGAAGACCCAGACCATCGCGAGCAAGCATGACTTCCAGCAGGTGGCCCGCAACGTGTGGGAGCTGCCGCGCGAATTCCGCGAGGACATGCGGGTGCCGGCGCGCCTCTACGCCGACGAGTCGCTGCTGGAGGACGCGCTGGCCGACCGCTCCATCGAGCAACTGGTCAACACCGCCACCCTGCCCGGCATCGTCAAGTACGCCATCGCCATGCCCGACATCCACCAGGGCTATGGCTTTCCCATCGGAGGGGTGGTGGCCACCCGCGTCCCCGAGGGCGTGATCTCCCCCGGCGGCGTGGGCTACGACATCAACTGCGGGGTGCGGGTGCTGGCCTCCACGCTCTCCGTCGAAGAGGTGCGGCCGCACCTGGACGGCCTGCTCACCGTGCTCTACCGCAACTGTCCCAGCGGGGTGGGCGTGAGTGGCGGCTTCCGGCTGAGCCACGAAGATCTCGACCAGGTCTTGCGCGAGGGCGCGCGCTGGGCCCTGCGCCAGGGCTATGCACGCCCCCAGGACCTGGAGCGCACCGAGGAGGGTGGGTGCATGGCGGGCGCCGACCCGGAGCAGGTCTCGCCGCGCGCCAAAGAGCGGGGGCGGCCGCAAGTGGGGACCCTGGGTGCGGGCAACCATTTCATCGAGGTGGACCGCATCGCGGCCATCTACGACGGCGAGGCCGCCGAGCGCCTGGGGCTGTTTCCGGAGCAGGTGGTGGTGCAGATCCACTGCGGCTCGCGCGGGCTGGGCCACCAGGTCTGCGAGGATTACGTGAGCCGGCTGCAGGGCACGGTGCGGGAGCACGGCATCGAGCTGCCCGACCGCGAACTGGTGTGCGCGCCCCTGGACTCGCCGGAAGGCGAGCGCTACCTGGCGGCCATGGCCTGCGCCGCCAACTTCGCTTTCGCCAATCGCCAGGTGCTCACATTCCAGATCCGGCGCTCCATGGAAGAGGCGCTGGCCGGGCGGGTGGAGAGCTTCGACCTCCACCAGGTCTACGATATCGCCCACAACATGGCCAAGATGGAAGAGCACCAGGTGGGCGGCCAGAGCATGAAGGTGTGCGTGCACCGCAAGGGAGCGACGCGCGCCTTCGGGCCAGGCTCGCCGGTGCTACCCGACTCCCTGCGCGACCTGGGCCAGCCCGTGTTGGTGCCGGGCTCGATGGGGACGGCCTCCTACATCCTGCTGGGGACGGAGCGCTCGATGGAGCAAACCTTCGGCTCCACCTGCCACGGGGCGGGCCGGGTGATGAGCCGCGCCCGGGCCAAGAAGCAGGTGCGCGGGGAGCGCCTGCGCGAGGAGCTGGAGGCGCGCGGCATCGGGGTGCGGGCCGGCTCCCTGAGCGGGCTGGCGGAAGAGGCTCCCGTCGCCTACAAGGACGTGGCCCGGGTGGTCGAGGTGGTACACCGCGCGGGCATCGGCAAGAAGGTGGCGCGCCTGGAGCCCATCGGAGTCCTCAAAGGCTAG